One Bdellovibrio bacteriovorus str. Tiberius DNA segment encodes these proteins:
- a CDS encoding rhomboid family intramembrane serine protease, with protein sequence MQSTSPNSFLVVRRTWLSRRPHFRASLIAAWSVFTLIALSVVYWRNWGGIGALLPASGEAVFKNHEYWRLWTALFAHADLGHLASNSLGIFVLGYFLSGYFSLWFFPAAALVIGGFTNYLTLLSYDPAVKLVGISGVVYWMGAAWLILYLLLDQQRTKTQRMLRAFGVALGVFFPASAFDPSISYLAHWYGFLLGLASGAVYYFVNRKTFLKALIIEQVVEDSPSEDGLQEPGNVPPEIL encoded by the coding sequence ATGCAGTCCACTTCACCCAATAGCTTTCTGGTCGTTCGCCGAACGTGGCTCAGCCGCCGTCCCCACTTCCGTGCAAGCCTTATAGCGGCTTGGAGTGTGTTTACGTTGATTGCCCTGTCCGTCGTCTATTGGCGCAATTGGGGCGGTATTGGGGCCCTTTTACCGGCCTCGGGTGAAGCGGTCTTTAAAAACCACGAATACTGGCGTCTGTGGACGGCCCTGTTTGCCCATGCGGATCTGGGGCATCTGGCTTCGAATTCTTTGGGGATCTTTGTATTAGGATATTTCTTAAGCGGCTATTTCAGTCTGTGGTTTTTCCCGGCGGCGGCTTTAGTTATCGGGGGCTTCACCAATTACTTAACTCTATTAAGTTATGACCCGGCGGTGAAACTGGTCGGCATCAGCGGTGTGGTTTACTGGATGGGGGCTGCGTGGTTGATTCTGTATCTGTTATTGGATCAGCAGCGAACCAAGACTCAACGAATGCTGCGCGCTTTCGGTGTGGCGTTGGGGGTGTTCTTCCCGGCTTCGGCCTTTGACCCTTCGATCAGTTATCTGGCGCACTGGTATGGATTCTTGCTGGGACTTGCCAGTGGAGCTGTTTATTATTTCGTTAACCGGAAGACTTTCCTGAAGGCTCTTATTATTGAGCAGGTTGTTGAGGACTCCCCCTCCGAAGACGGCTTGCAAGAACCAGGGAATGTCCCCCCCGAGATTCTTTAG
- a CDS encoding S8 family serine peptidase: protein MRSLILSVVSLSFLASHAVAADPFAHMQWGLNNQGVPQMIDLDPLHTYKIPARVQEDVRLPSPVKAKNKVIVAVLDTGIAKNHPDLKGVIRRNESECRALVKFEACVADSDRKTCEKKWMDLSNPEVDQDKNGYPLDCQGWSLLGGVNAAGIMGRPDFGDDQGHGTHVAGIIAAEVDNNIGVRGLSENVEILPVQVIGVQPSEPMKPLSIYDSPQETGRESVTRSLGDMVGRGVIYAMRSGAKVINFSMGWPQAKDSDFMRKVIAEAQARGVIIVAAAGNDSTRALLRPCAYPNVICVGAAGPDGAFSHFSNFGSGVDIVAPGVNILSTYPESKRPVRFRSTLGYEYLSGTSQASPYVAAAVAELMARGVPADEIYARLVLGARPLKSNLSLVSGGSHEQGQALSPEREIYKKYSVAGNMDVEQSLKVFVQPLIVPADKEKVEINWDRKSKDLSFEISFVNKWQAIDIGKVKMNAQFIKPHVDAVRPWITAIKEAAPYPGVWKQNEVRKYVVMMSLVDSQDPSQSRIPSELDLTVDVRVGDAEARRYVFESEVVVSVTPEMASADVKTFNITGMPRTRVSFLPLDENLDNHPEQRDYLALGQQNNTWQLWLVADNGNGAYTAVGGTKIRPEGEADNLREQVLTRLDLNGDGQSEYVMGILEDKSELDEPEASPMTFYIFDKAMKLLETFKYSAELAPAPYQMYWQKIGGTKRPAWVGGGKDPSKKRGLKERWENPDNYEKAQTRFYFLNEKNELKALEEHQGYKIIDVIEPRREQMVAGRVPVLLAKNQGTEAKPSYLYNFAIAEVVEGRIENFMELDLFAHQTTYRNILDTRVDKVHALDYGKDEFAGSFWFGEGLNRQQRLSVFDNKNWELLDQQLGAERSQFDSALWVRAVFAGLQRKGAFVLTNSEIQYHDLVRTRVVSKSFERYTFFPDMLMTNLYFPLTLKDARDASTKIPALFTTESSELSRGVKMLVPVFARDGSAIELVSPARLRFKSSTGCRPMDTPVFDGVRGAHSFDYYCGDKLLRVNLTY, encoded by the coding sequence ATGAGATCCTTGATTCTTTCTGTTGTCTCCTTGAGCTTCCTGGCAAGCCACGCTGTGGCTGCCGATCCTTTTGCGCACATGCAATGGGGTTTGAACAATCAGGGGGTGCCGCAAATGATCGACCTGGATCCATTGCACACCTATAAAATTCCTGCCCGAGTTCAGGAAGACGTGCGTCTGCCATCCCCGGTAAAAGCGAAAAACAAAGTCATCGTGGCCGTGCTGGATACCGGTATCGCCAAAAATCACCCGGATCTGAAGGGTGTCATTCGTCGCAATGAATCCGAGTGCCGGGCTTTGGTGAAGTTTGAAGCCTGCGTGGCCGACAGCGACCGCAAAACTTGTGAAAAGAAATGGATGGATCTGAGCAATCCGGAAGTGGATCAGGATAAAAACGGATACCCACTGGATTGTCAGGGCTGGAGCTTGCTGGGTGGCGTGAATGCCGCCGGCATTATGGGCCGTCCGGACTTTGGCGATGACCAGGGTCACGGGACTCACGTCGCAGGTATTATCGCGGCGGAAGTCGACAACAATATCGGTGTGCGTGGTTTGAGCGAAAACGTCGAGATCCTGCCCGTGCAGGTGATCGGTGTTCAGCCTTCTGAACCGATGAAGCCTTTGTCTATTTATGATTCCCCGCAAGAGACCGGCCGTGAAAGTGTCACCCGCAGTCTGGGGGACATGGTTGGCCGTGGTGTGATCTATGCGATGCGTTCGGGCGCCAAGGTGATCAACTTCTCTATGGGTTGGCCTCAGGCGAAAGATTCTGATTTCATGCGCAAAGTGATTGCGGAAGCTCAAGCCCGCGGTGTGATCATCGTGGCTGCTGCCGGCAATGACTCGACTCGTGCGCTTCTTCGTCCGTGCGCTTATCCAAATGTGATTTGCGTGGGAGCGGCCGGTCCTGATGGCGCGTTCTCGCATTTCTCTAACTTTGGTAGCGGTGTGGATATTGTGGCTCCGGGTGTGAATATCCTCAGCACTTATCCTGAAAGCAAACGTCCGGTGCGTTTCCGTTCGACTTTGGGTTATGAATACCTTTCTGGAACTTCTCAAGCGTCGCCTTATGTGGCGGCCGCGGTGGCCGAGCTGATGGCTCGCGGTGTTCCGGCTGATGAGATTTACGCAAGACTTGTGCTGGGTGCCCGTCCTTTGAAATCCAACCTTTCTCTGGTTTCTGGCGGCTCTCATGAACAAGGACAAGCGCTGAGCCCGGAAAGGGAAATTTACAAAAAATATTCTGTTGCCGGTAACATGGACGTTGAGCAGTCCCTGAAAGTTTTCGTGCAGCCGTTGATTGTTCCTGCTGACAAGGAAAAAGTCGAAATCAACTGGGATCGTAAGAGCAAAGATTTGAGCTTCGAGATTTCTTTTGTGAACAAATGGCAGGCCATTGATATCGGCAAGGTGAAAATGAACGCTCAGTTCATCAAGCCTCATGTGGATGCGGTTCGCCCTTGGATCACAGCCATCAAAGAAGCGGCTCCATATCCAGGTGTGTGGAAGCAGAACGAAGTGCGCAAGTACGTGGTGATGATGAGTCTGGTGGATTCTCAGGATCCATCCCAGTCCCGCATCCCAAGTGAACTGGATTTGACCGTAGACGTGCGTGTTGGTGATGCCGAAGCCCGCCGTTATGTCTTTGAAAGTGAAGTCGTGGTCAGCGTGACGCCGGAAATGGCTTCCGCCGATGTGAAGACGTTTAATATCACTGGCATGCCAAGAACCCGTGTGTCCTTCCTGCCTTTGGATGAAAATCTGGACAACCATCCGGAACAGCGTGATTACCTGGCTTTGGGTCAGCAGAACAACACCTGGCAGTTGTGGCTGGTTGCTGACAACGGCAACGGCGCTTACACCGCTGTGGGTGGCACTAAAATCCGCCCTGAAGGTGAAGCCGACAATCTGCGTGAACAGGTTCTGACCCGTTTGGATCTAAACGGTGACGGTCAAAGCGAATACGTGATGGGTATTCTGGAAGACAAATCCGAGTTGGACGAACCCGAAGCATCCCCAATGACGTTCTATATCTTTGATAAAGCCATGAAGCTGCTAGAGACCTTCAAGTATTCTGCAGAGCTGGCTCCGGCGCCTTATCAGATGTACTGGCAGAAAATTGGTGGCACCAAACGCCCGGCGTGGGTGGGAGGTGGTAAAGATCCATCCAAAAAACGTGGTTTGAAAGAGCGCTGGGAAAATCCGGACAACTATGAAAAGGCCCAGACACGTTTCTATTTCCTGAACGAAAAGAATGAACTCAAAGCCCTGGAAGAACATCAGGGTTACAAGATCATCGACGTGATCGAACCGCGCCGTGAACAGATGGTGGCGGGACGTGTGCCTGTTTTGCTGGCAAAAAATCAGGGAACAGAAGCCAAGCCAAGCTATCTATATAATTTCGCCATCGCTGAGGTGGTGGAAGGCCGTATCGAAAACTTCATGGAGCTGGATCTGTTTGCCCACCAAACCACTTACCGCAACATCCTTGATACCCGTGTCGACAAGGTTCATGCCCTGGATTACGGCAAGGACGAGTTCGCGGGCAGCTTCTGGTTCGGTGAAGGTTTGAACCGTCAACAGCGTTTGTCGGTCTTTGATAACAAGAACTGGGAACTGTTAGACCAGCAGCTGGGGGCGGAACGGTCCCAATTTGACTCCGCTTTGTGGGTGCGCGCCGTGTTTGCGGGGCTGCAGCGTAAAGGAGCCTTTGTTCTAACGAACTCGGAAATCCAGTATCACGACCTCGTGAGGACCCGTGTAGTAAGCAAAAGTTTCGAGCGTTACACGTTCTTCCCCGACATGTTGATGACGAATTTGTACTTCCCGCTGACTTTAAAGGATGCGCGCGACGCATCAACGAAGATTCCAGCGCTATTTACCACGGAAAGTTCGGAACTCAGCCGTGGTGTCAAAATGTTGGTACCGGTTTTTGCAAGGGATGGATCTGCGATCGAACTGGTGTCACCAGCGCGCTTGAGATTCAAGTCTTCGACAGGGTGTCGTCCGATGGATACACCGGTCTTTGACGGGGTCAGGGGAGCCCACTCGTTCGATTACTACTGCGGCGATAAATTGCTGAGAGTTAATTTAACTTACTAA